A DNA window from Campylobacter anatolicus contains the following coding sequences:
- the kdsB gene encoding 3-deoxy-manno-octulosonate cytidylyltransferase: MIIIPARLASTRFPNKILCDIGGVPMFIATAKRVSDCDDVCIAVDDEGVFKIAQKYGLKAVMTDKDHQSGTDRINQATQILGLNDSEIIINVQADEPFIEPENIAKFKEFCESRRDKAFMFSCYKMIDQSSVDDKNLVKVVTNFDGFALYFSRSRIPFNRSECDAYKAHLGIYGYSVANLREFCSLKSSDLENTEKLEQLRALQNGKCIAMLEIKSDSIGIDSEADYKIALKRLKLIETDKNS; the protein is encoded by the coding sequence ATGATAATCATACCTGCACGTCTTGCTTCAACGAGATTTCCAAATAAAATTTTATGCGACATCGGCGGAGTGCCAATGTTTATAGCGACCGCTAAAAGAGTGAGTGACTGCGATGATGTATGTATAGCTGTTGATGATGAAGGTGTATTTAAAATAGCTCAAAAATATGGGCTAAAAGCAGTAATGACTGATAAAGATCATCAAAGTGGCACTGACCGCATAAATCAAGCTACACAAATTTTAGGGCTAAATGATAGCGAGATCATCATAAACGTTCAAGCCGATGAGCCATTTATTGAGCCTGAAAATATCGCTAAATTTAAAGAATTTTGCGAAAGTAGACGCGATAAGGCTTTTATGTTTTCGTGCTATAAAATGATAGATCAAAGTAGTGTTGATGATAAAAATTTAGTTAAAGTTGTAACTAATTTTGACGGATTTGCTCTGTATTTTTCACGCTCACGCATACCTTTTAACCGTTCAGAGTGTGACGCATACAAAGCACATCTTGGTATTTACGGATATAGTGTAGCAAACCTACGTGAGTTTTGCTCGCTTAAATCAAGCGATCTTGAAAACACAGAAAAGTTAGAACAACTAAGGGCATTACAAAACGGAAAATGTATCGCAATGCTGGAAATAAAAAGCGATAGCATAGGCATAGATAGCGAAGCCGATTATAAAATTGCATTAAAACGACTAAAATTAATAGAGACCGATAAAAATAGCTAA
- a CDS encoding nitrous oxide-stimulated promoter family protein has protein sequence MTTEKFIYEVTTVTKFIQIYCTDKHKDEPKHKCCENLNYDTVPNVTKTEFELCHECEQMLRYAYARLQACPHIKKPRCHCCPHPCYELDMWKRMAKMMKYSGMKLGLNKIKRLFLRSSD, from the coding sequence ATGACAACTGAAAAATTTATATACGAAGTTACGACTGTTACTAAGTTTATACAAATTTATTGCACTGATAAGCACAAGGATGAACCAAAGCACAAGTGTTGCGAGAATCTGAACTATGACACTGTGCCAAATGTCACAAAAACTGAATTTGAGCTGTGTCACGAGTGTGAGCAAATGTTACGCTATGCATACGCTAGGCTTCAAGCGTGTCCGCATATAAAAAAGCCTCGTTGCCACTGCTGTCCTCACCCTTGCTATGAGCTTGATATGTGGAAAAGAATGGCTAAGATGATGAAATATAGTGGCATGAAGCTTGGACTTAATAAGATAAAAAGACTATTTTTACGTAGTAGTGATTAG
- the dsbD gene encoding protein-disulfide reductase DsbD encodes MVNKFVISILFFCMSMFAEVLDVSKAFMISTTTNSQNFEIKFKFAQDIYIYNDTFEIKIGGEKINQILNMPQTQISGEYNIIPQDFSLFVPFSLVEKNLQNNATKLEISYQGCAKNGICYRPQEKIYHIAKNADKFSIKELKSDKNENDDSLNEEQSIAAELMDSSFIISLVTFLGYGLLLAFTPCVFPVIPILSGIIVSKSGENMSAKHGFLLSLIYVFGMSLAYAIAGVMASVLGFGIAGALQNVWVLSAFAIIFVALAFSMFGFYDIKLPSKFENVINKNTQSSQGLLGVFVMGFASALIVSPCVAAPLAGALLYISQSGNAIYGGIMLFVMGVGMGVPLLVIGATSSKILPRPGGWMDSVKNFFGFLMLIMALWLLARVFGVMFELVGYGVIGVFMAVYFGAFDTALSGWVKFKKSVAILVFIYSVLLIVGGFLGAKDPFLPLSDLKVSQNLVQNELNFKSVHNLTELKSVIAETNKPILVDFYADWCVSCKEIESITFADSTVAKRLKEFELVRVDVTKSGADNDAMLREFGLIDPPALLFFKGKDELRNLRIIGFISVDKFLERLSKILD; translated from the coding sequence ATGGTTAATAAATTTGTTATTTCGATACTCTTTTTTTGTATGAGTATGTTTGCAGAAGTGCTTGATGTTAGCAAGGCTTTTATGATCAGCACAACTACAAATAGTCAAAATTTTGAGATAAAATTTAAATTTGCACAAGATATTTACATTTATAATGATACATTTGAGATTAAGATAGGTGGCGAAAAGATAAATCAAATTTTAAATATGCCTCAAACTCAAATAAGTGGCGAATACAATATAATTCCGCAGGATTTTTCGCTATTTGTGCCGTTTAGTTTGGTAGAGAAAAATTTGCAAAATAACGCTACAAAACTTGAGATTAGTTATCAAGGTTGTGCGAAAAATGGCATTTGCTATCGTCCACAAGAAAAAATTTATCATATTGCTAAAAATGCGGATAAATTTAGCATAAAAGAGCTAAAAAGCGATAAAAACGAGAATGATGATAGTCTAAACGAGGAGCAAAGTATCGCAGCTGAGCTTATGGATAGTTCATTTATCATTTCACTCGTTACATTTTTGGGTTATGGGTTACTTTTGGCATTTACGCCTTGCGTATTTCCAGTGATACCGATACTTTCAGGCATCATTGTATCAAAAAGTGGTGAAAACATGAGTGCAAAGCACGGATTTTTACTATCATTGATTTACGTTTTTGGTATGAGTTTAGCTTATGCTATAGCTGGAGTGATGGCTAGTGTGCTTGGTTTTGGTATAGCTGGTGCCTTGCAAAATGTCTGGGTTTTGAGTGCCTTTGCTATCATTTTTGTCGCACTTGCGTTTAGTATGTTTGGATTTTATGACATTAAGCTTCCATCTAAATTTGAAAATGTGATAAATAAAAATACGCAAAGCTCACAAGGGTTACTCGGCGTTTTTGTAATGGGATTTGCTTCCGCACTTATCGTATCACCATGTGTTGCAGCACCTTTGGCTGGAGCATTGCTTTATATTTCACAAAGTGGCAACGCTATATATGGTGGTATTATGCTCTTTGTGATGGGTGTTGGTATGGGAGTGCCATTACTAGTTATTGGTGCAACATCTAGTAAAATTCTGCCACGTCCAGGAGGGTGGATGGATAGCGTGAAAAATTTCTTTGGATTTTTGATGCTCATTATGGCATTATGGCTACTTGCTCGCGTGTTTGGCGTGATGTTTGAACTTGTTGGATACGGCGTTATAGGTGTGTTTATGGCAGTTTATTTTGGTGCATTTGATACTGCTTTGAGTGGCTGGGTCAAATTTAAAAAATCAGTTGCTATTTTAGTCTTTATCTACTCGGTTTTACTTATTGTTGGTGGGTTTTTAGGTGCAAAAGATCCATTTTTACCGCTTTCAGATTTAAAAGTATCACAAAATTTAGTACAAAATGAGCTAAATTTTAAATCAGTTCATAACTTAACCGAGCTAAAAAGTGTGATTGCGGAGACAAATAAGCCTATTTTAGTTGATTTTTACGCAGATTGGTGTGTGAGTTGCAAAGAGATAGAAAGTATTACATTTGCAGATAGTACGGTGGCTAAAAGGCTTAAGGAGTTTGAGCTGGTGAGAGTTGATGTTACTAAAAGTGGGGCTGATAATGACGCTATGTTACGTGAGTTTGGACTGATCGATCCTCCTGCACTTTTGTTTTTCAAAGGCAAGGATGAGCTAAGAAATTTACGTATTATAGGTTTTATCTCAGTGGATAAATTTTTAGAAAGATTATCAAAGATATTAGATTAA
- the ppk2 gene encoding polyphosphate kinase 2, which translates to MSKNHGKEHKLDYEHELRKLQIELLKFQNHVKEQGLRVLIIMEGRDAAGKGGSIKRLVEHLNPRGCRIVALEKPSDVERSQWYFQRYVAHLPSAGEIVIFDRSWYNRAGVEPVMGFCTQEEHKEFLREVPKFEEMIKNSGIIFFKFYLSVSKEEQKKRFKERLTDPLKQFKISPVDLKSQELWDQYTIAKYSMLLASNTPSCPWVIIESNNKKQARINIFRHILSNVEYRKKIDKDNFMCDKDIVRSGEEEIKLMEANLKNEKLSKMNG; encoded by the coding sequence ATGTCTAAAAATCATGGTAAAGAGCATAAGCTAGACTACGAACACGAGCTTAGAAAGCTTCAGATTGAACTTTTGAAATTTCAAAATCACGTAAAGGAGCAAGGTCTTAGAGTACTTATAATAATGGAAGGGCGTGATGCAGCTGGCAAGGGTGGTAGCATAAAACGGCTTGTAGAGCATCTAAATCCACGTGGATGTCGCATAGTTGCACTTGAAAAGCCTAGCGATGTTGAGCGGTCGCAGTGGTATTTCCAGCGTTATGTCGCACACCTACCAAGTGCTGGGGAGATCGTTATCTTTGATAGGAGCTGGTATAATAGGGCTGGGGTTGAGCCTGTAATGGGATTTTGTACACAAGAAGAGCATAAAGAGTTTTTGCGTGAAGTGCCTAAATTTGAAGAGATGATAAAAAACTCTGGCATAATTTTCTTTAAATTTTATCTCTCCGTCTCAAAAGAAGAGCAGAAAAAACGCTTTAAGGAGCGTCTAACCGATCCTTTAAAGCAATTTAAAATCTCACCAGTAGATCTAAAATCACAAGAGCTTTGGGATCAATACACTATAGCAAAATACTCAATGTTACTAGCTTCAAATACACCATCTTGCCCTTGGGTAATCATTGAGTCAAATAATAAAAAACAAGCCAGGATAAATATATTTAGGCATATTTTGTCAAATGTTGAATATCGTAAAAAGATAGACAAGGATAATTTTATGTGCGACAAAGATATCGTGCGAAGTGGCGAAGAGGAGATAAAGCTAATGGAGGCAAATCTCAAAAATGAAAAACTCTCAAAGATGAATGGATAA
- the dnaK gene encoding molecular chaperone DnaK, translating into MAKVIGIDLGTTNSCVSVYERGESKVIPNKEGKNTTPSVVAFTDKGEVLVGDVAKRQAVTNPEKTIYSIKRIMGLMSNEKNAQEAKARLPYHVVDRNGACAVEIAGKVYTPQEISAKILMKLKEDAEAYLGEKVLDAVITVPAYFNDSQRKATKEAGTIAGLNVLRIINEPTAAALAYGLDKKEAEKILVYDLGGGTFDVTVLETGDSVVEVLSTGGNAFLGGDDFDNLVIDWLANEFKIETGIDLKKDVMASQRLKEAAENAKKELSSAQETSINLPFITADATGPKHLVKTLTRAKFEGMIDGLVAETITKINEVVKEAGLSKDDVKEIVMVGGSTRVPLVQEEVKKAFGKELNKSVNPDEVVAIGAAIQGAVIKGDVKDVLLLDVTPLSLGIETLGGVMTKIIEKGTTIPVKKNQVFSTAEDNQNAVTIHVLQGEREFARDNKSLGQFNLEGIPAAPRGVPQIEVEFDIDANGILTVSAKDKATGKAQNITISGSSGLSDDEINNMVKDAELHKEDDKKRKEAVEARNSADALVHQTEKSMNELGEKVPADDRANIEAALNDLKETLKDEGATKEQIDAKVAALSSASHKLAEAMYKKDDAQGGEQSGKSKKDDDVIDAEVE; encoded by the coding sequence ATGGCAAAAGTAATAGGTATAGACCTAGGAACAACAAATTCTTGCGTTAGTGTTTATGAACGTGGTGAGAGCAAGGTGATCCCAAACAAAGAGGGTAAAAATACTACGCCATCGGTCGTAGCTTTCACTGACAAAGGTGAGGTATTAGTAGGTGATGTTGCAAAACGTCAAGCGGTAACTAACCCAGAAAAGACGATATATTCCATCAAGCGTATAATGGGTCTTATGAGCAATGAGAAAAATGCACAAGAGGCAAAAGCTCGTCTACCGTATCACGTGGTGGATAGAAATGGTGCATGTGCAGTTGAGATAGCTGGCAAGGTATATACTCCGCAAGAAATTTCAGCTAAAATTTTAATGAAACTTAAAGAAGATGCTGAGGCGTATTTGGGCGAGAAGGTATTAGACGCGGTTATAACTGTTCCTGCGTATTTTAATGATAGCCAAAGAAAGGCAACAAAAGAGGCTGGAACGATCGCTGGGTTAAATGTGCTTCGTATTATTAATGAGCCTACTGCTGCAGCTTTGGCTTATGGTCTTGATAAAAAAGAGGCTGAGAAAATTTTAGTCTATGACTTAGGTGGCGGAACATTTGATGTTACTGTGCTTGAAACTGGCGATAGCGTAGTGGAGGTACTTTCAACTGGTGGTAATGCATTTTTAGGTGGCGATGATTTCGATAACCTTGTTATTGACTGGCTTGCAAATGAGTTTAAAATCGAGACTGGCATAGATCTTAAAAAAGATGTTATGGCATCTCAACGCCTAAAAGAGGCTGCTGAAAATGCCAAAAAAGAGCTAAGCTCGGCTCAAGAGACAAGTATAAATCTGCCATTTATCACAGCTGACGCAACAGGTCCAAAGCACCTCGTTAAGACGCTAACTCGTGCTAAATTTGAAGGTATGATAGATGGTCTTGTAGCTGAAACTATCACTAAGATAAATGAGGTTGTAAAAGAGGCTGGACTAAGTAAGGATGATGTCAAAGAGATCGTTATGGTGGGTGGCTCTACTCGTGTGCCGCTTGTGCAAGAAGAGGTAAAAAAAGCATTTGGTAAAGAGCTAAATAAATCAGTAAATCCTGATGAGGTCGTAGCTATCGGTGCTGCGATACAAGGTGCGGTTATAAAAGGTGATGTTAAAGATGTCTTGTTGCTTGATGTTACTCCACTTTCACTTGGCATTGAGACACTTGGTGGTGTTATGACAAAGATAATAGAAAAAGGCACGACTATACCTGTTAAGAAAAATCAGGTATTTTCAACTGCCGAAGATAATCAAAATGCCGTAACTATCCACGTATTGCAGGGTGAACGAGAGTTTGCAAGGGACAATAAATCTTTAGGTCAGTTTAACTTAGAGGGTATCCCTGCTGCACCTCGTGGTGTGCCTCAGATAGAGGTTGAGTTTGACATTGATGCAAATGGAATCTTAACCGTCTCAGCCAAGGATAAAGCAACTGGTAAAGCCCAAAATATCACAATCTCAGGTTCAAGTGGTCTAAGCGATGATGAGATAAACAATATGGTAAAAGATGCTGAGTTACATAAAGAGGATGATAAAAAACGTAAAGAGGCAGTTGAAGCTAGGAATAGTGCAGATGCTCTCGTTCATCAGACCGAAAAGAGCATGAATGAGCTTGGTGAGAAAGTACCAGCCGATGATCGTGCTAACATAGAGGCAGCACTAAATGATCTAAAAGAGACGCTAAAAGATGAGGGTGCTACAAAAGAGCAAATAGATGCTAAAGTTGCAGCTTTAAGCTCTGCAAGTCATAAACTAGCTGAAGCTATGTATAAAAAGGATGATGCACAAGGTGGCGAACAGAGTGGTAAGTCTAAAAAAGATGATGACGTCATAGATGCAGAAGTAGAGTAA
- the grpE gene encoding nucleotide exchange factor GrpE, with protein MSEEIKENLQQNTDSDTQTNDSISFDALSGDAAKVAELETQLNELTDKYYRANAEFENIKKRFEKEKADIANYANERFARDLLPAIDALEVGASFDPSDDEFAQKIKEGMLIAIDQFKKCFEKHGMSEISTDCEFDPNVHNAMMRVDSDTHNSGAIVQVMQKGYMINGRVLRPAMVTIAN; from the coding sequence GTGAGCGAAGAGATAAAAGAGAATTTGCAACAAAATACAGATAGCGACACACAGACAAATGATAGCATAAGCTTTGATGCACTTAGTGGCGATGCGGCAAAGGTTGCAGAGCTAGAAACTCAGCTAAATGAGCTTACAGATAAGTATTATAGAGCAAATGCTGAGTTTGAAAACATAAAAAAGCGTTTTGAAAAAGAAAAAGCAGATATTGCAAACTATGCAAATGAGAGGTTTGCTCGTGATCTTTTACCTGCTATAGACGCACTTGAAGTTGGTGCGAGTTTTGATCCAAGCGATGATGAGTTTGCTCAAAAGATCAAAGAGGGTATGCTTATAGCTATAGATCAGTTTAAAAAATGTTTTGAAAAGCATGGTATGAGCGAGATAAGCACAGATTGTGAGTTTGACCCAAATGTGCATAACGCAATGATGAGAGTTGATAGCGATACTCACAATAGTGGTGCTATCGTGCAGGTTATGCAAAAGGGCTATATGATAAATGGCAGGGTTTTACGCCCAGCTATGGTAACGATAGCGAACTAA
- a CDS encoding HrcA family transcriptional regulator, whose amino-acid sequence MQKLNKRDLVLNSIIQAYLSDNTPIGSSELGSRMNVAMPASTIRVYFKKLSDEGEITQLHISGGRIPTINAMRRYWSDIFYGKDISVDINNPLNLKLLCDKFELYCMIFGDFDQNLEEILNLNDRFLVLSFEQDEIVLKYDIRVEKFLQNLLGVSLNKLEVVCSQVGLSELRSKIRELKRAKIYFQENEVLAFQMFDDERYKMIFEPSFAALMNDGLTFAPVFKDEFMGLKLDINFQGDSAVMICAGSVYIDYVKFINKIKEAA is encoded by the coding sequence ATGCAAAAGTTAAATAAACGTGATTTAGTGTTAAACTCTATCATACAGGCTTATTTAAGCGATAACACACCGATTGGCTCAAGCGAGCTTGGATCTCGGATGAATGTTGCTATGCCTGCATCTACGATAAGAGTTTATTTCAAAAAACTCTCTGATGAGGGTGAAATCACACAGCTTCACATTAGTGGTGGACGCATTCCAACTATAAATGCCATGAGACGCTACTGGAGTGATATATTTTATGGCAAAGATATAAGCGTAGATATAAATAATCCGCTAAATTTAAAGCTACTTTGTGATAAATTTGAGCTTTATTGTATGATATTTGGCGATTTTGATCAAAATTTAGAAGAAATTTTAAATTTAAATGATAGGTTTTTAGTGCTTAGCTTTGAACAAGATGAGATTGTATTAAAATATGACATTAGAGTTGAAAAATTTTTGCAAAATTTATTAGGTGTTAGTTTAAACAAGCTTGAAGTTGTATGTTCGCAAGTTGGCTTAAGCGAACTTAGAAGTAAGATAAGGGAGCTAAAGCGAGCTAAAATTTATTTTCAAGAGAATGAAGTTTTAGCATTTCAGATGTTTGACGATGAGCGTTATAAGATGATTTTTGAACCGTCATTTGCTGCTTTGATGAATGATGGTTTGACATTTGCACCAGTATTTAAAGATGAATTTATGGGATTAAAACTTGATATAAATTTTCAAGGTGATAGTGCCGTTATGATCTGTGCTGGTAGCGTTTATATTGATTATGTAAAATTTATAAATAAAATAAAGGAGGCAGCGTGA
- a CDS encoding helix-turn-helix domain-containing protein: MIETNDIFNLLHNAVESKNIGKKISQAQMAKELGVSMRTYQDWRLGTSKPQAASAVCQMLCKLDDDEVLFVIKKMRKLIGEKNG; encoded by the coding sequence ATGATTGAGACAAATGACATTTTCAATCTGCTTCATAATGCAGTTGAATCAAAAAATATCGGCAAGAAAATTTCACAAGCACAGATGGCAAAAGAGCTTGGCGTATCTATGAGGACATATCAAGACTGGCGACTAGGTACTTCAAAGCCACAAGCCGCTAGTGCCGTATGCCAAATGCTTTGTAAACTTGACGATGACGAAGTGCTGTTTGTTATAAAAAAGATGAGAAAATTAATTGGAGAAAAAAATGGATAG
- a CDS encoding dihydroorotase: protein MKIAIKNGTVVNSDKKFKANVLIENDKIVAVTSDDIMADETIDAYGKLVMPGLIDMHVHFRDPGYEYKDDIISGSQAAVAGGVTTCMCMANTNPVNDNASITRAMIEKAKLCGLIDLLPIAAISKGLNGSEIVEMGDLMEAGAVAFSDDGLPVSSSSVMRAALEYSKMFGSFCISHSEDCSLCRQGVMHEGKVSAILGLKGMAREKEEIAVSRDMLLAKLTGAHIHIAHVSSEYSLKIIEMGRKDGINITCEVTPHHFSFSDDDILQNSYNANFKMSPPLREKRDILALREALKNGLVDVIATDHAPHHSDEKIVDFDHAPFGIIGLQTLVPLTLKLVDEGVISLERMVELTSTNAAKMLNLKDKGRIESGMLADIAIIDPDVEYIYDENINRSKSINSPLFGKKLKGAAVLTIKSGRIVYKF from the coding sequence ATGAAAATAGCTATAAAAAACGGCACAGTCGTAAATAGTGATAAAAAATTTAAAGCAAATGTCTTAATAGAAAATGACAAGATAGTCGCAGTTACTAGTGATGATATAATGGCTGATGAGACGATAGATGCATATGGAAAGCTTGTTATGCCAGGACTTATAGATATGCACGTGCATTTTAGAGACCCGGGGTATGAGTATAAAGATGATATAATCTCAGGCTCACAGGCTGCAGTTGCTGGTGGCGTAACGACTTGTATGTGTATGGCAAATACAAATCCAGTAAATGATAATGCCTCAATCACTCGTGCGATGATAGAGAAAGCAAAATTGTGTGGGCTAATTGATCTTTTACCTATAGCGGCTATAAGTAAGGGATTAAATGGCTCTGAGATAGTTGAGATGGGCGATCTTATGGAGGCTGGAGCAGTAGCTTTTAGTGATGACGGCCTGCCAGTGTCAAGCTCAAGCGTTATGCGTGCAGCCTTGGAGTATTCAAAGATGTTTGGTAGTTTTTGTATAAGCCACTCAGAGGACTGTTCGCTTTGTCGTCAAGGAGTAATGCACGAGGGCAAAGTCTCTGCTATACTTGGACTAAAAGGTATGGCACGCGAAAAAGAGGAGATTGCGGTTAGTCGTGATATGCTACTTGCAAAGCTTACGGGAGCTCACATACATATCGCTCACGTAAGCTCTGAATACTCGCTCAAAATTATAGAAATGGGGCGAAAAGATGGCATAAATATCACTTGTGAAGTTACGCCACACCACTTTAGCTTTAGTGATGATGATATATTGCAAAACTCTTATAATGCAAATTTTAAAATGTCTCCACCTTTACGTGAAAAACGTGATATACTCGCACTTCGCGAAGCTTTAAAAAACGGCTTAGTTGATGTTATAGCAACCGACCATGCACCGCATCACAGTGATGAAAAAATAGTTGATTTTGACCACGCACCATTTGGTATCATCGGACTTCAAACACTCGTACCACTGACGCTAAAACTCGTAGATGAAGGCGTTATAAGCTTAGAGCGAATGGTAGAGCTAACATCAACAAATGCGGCAAAGATGTTAAATTTAAAAGATAAAGGACGCATAGAGAGTGGAATGCTTGCTGATATAGCGATCATTGACCCTGATGTGGAGTATATTTACGATGAGAATATAAATCGCTCAAAGTCGATAAATTCACCATTGTTTGGAAAGAAGTTAAAAGGAGCTGCAGTATTAACGATAAAAAGTGGACGCATCGTTTATAAATTTTAA
- a CDS encoding aspartate carbamoyltransferase catalytic subunit, with the protein MRYKRKDLIGLRELSKEEILYFLDVAKEFKELNLKDVKKNDYLRGKTTINAFYENSTRTRTSFEIAAKRLGADTINFTASNSSVKKGETLIDTMNNMSAMKSDIIVLRHPSSGAAKLAAQHTDASIVNAGDGTNEHPSQGLLDLFTLREYGKALDSSTSVSIIGDIARSRVARSDIWAMRKLGINVKLFAPPMMMPKDAEVFECQICKNMEEACEGSDVIIMLRIQLERADGDVAFPSSREYSKFFGLNKNRINLAKSDAIVLHPGPINRGVELNSDVADGTHSVILNQVENGVAMRMAILNTLINNRG; encoded by the coding sequence ATGAGATATAAACGCAAGGATTTAATAGGACTTAGAGAGCTTAGTAAGGAAGAAATTTTATATTTTTTAGATGTAGCAAAGGAGTTTAAAGAGCTAAATTTAAAAGATGTTAAAAAAAATGACTACCTTCGTGGCAAAACTACGATAAACGCTTTTTATGAGAATTCAACACGTACCAGAACCAGCTTTGAGATAGCTGCAAAAAGACTTGGAGCTGATACGATAAATTTTACTGCATCAAACTCAAGTGTAAAAAAAGGTGAAACGCTCATAGATACGATGAATAATATGTCTGCAATGAAGAGTGACATTATCGTGCTTCGCCATCCAAGCTCAGGTGCTGCCAAACTAGCTGCTCAGCATACTGACGCTAGTATCGTAAATGCAGGAGATGGTACAAACGAACACCCATCGCAGGGGCTATTAGATCTATTTACACTTCGTGAATACGGCAAAGCACTTGATAGTAGCACGAGCGTCTCTATCATTGGAGACATCGCACGTAGCCGTGTGGCAAGGTCTGATATATGGGCGATGAGGAAGCTAGGTATTAACGTCAAGCTCTTTGCTCCGCCGATGATGATGCCAAAAGATGCAGAAGTATTTGAATGCCAAATTTGTAAAAATATGGAGGAGGCATGTGAGGGCAGTGATGTCATCATTATGCTTCGAATACAGCTAGAAAGGGCTGATGGGGACGTGGCATTTCCTAGCTCACGTGAATACTCTAAATTTTTCGGACTTAATAAAAATCGTATAAATTTAGCCAAATCTGATGCCATTGTCCTACACCCAGGTCCGATAAATCGTGGCGTAGAGTTAAATTCAGACGTAGCAGACGGAACGCACTCTGTTATATTAAACCAAGTTGAAAATGGCGTAGCTATGCGTATGGCAATACTAAATACACTTATAAATAATCGAGGCTAA
- a CDS encoding tetratricopeptide repeat protein, whose translation MKKFAILAFVIGFIGISAMASENYAKAEELFKASKYEAAYGLYDRACGEGIKRACTMNGILLFNGDGVKKDKVHAEQIFTKMCDDNEPMACSKLGEMYAFGSGKEKVNDESKVRALFKKSCDGGYEPACVFATK comes from the coding sequence ATGAAAAAATTTGCTATTTTAGCTTTTGTGATTGGTTTTATTGGCATTTCTGCGATGGCAAGTGAAAACTATGCAAAAGCAGAAGAGCTCTTTAAGGCTAGTAAATATGAAGCTGCATATGGGCTTTACGATAGGGCGTGTGGAGAAGGTATTAAACGAGCTTGTACGATGAATGGCATATTGCTTTTTAACGGTGATGGTGTAAAAAAAGACAAAGTCCACGCGGAGCAAATTTTTACAAAAATGTGCGATGATAATGAGCCTATGGCGTGTAGCAAGCTTGGTGAGATGTATGCTTTTGGATCTGGCAAAGAGAAGGTAAATGATGAGAGTAAAGTCCGTGCATTGTTTAAAAAATCTTGCGACGGTGGATATGAACCAGCTTGTGTGTTTGCAACTAAATAA